From Topomyia yanbarensis strain Yona2022 chromosome 1, ASM3024719v1, whole genome shotgun sequence, one genomic window encodes:
- the LOC131678720 gene encoding chondroitin sulfate synthase 1 isoform X2, producing MSQRKKILYGLFGIIIGLCVGALFRNYRTLEIVSMCNSMNSMKQKSALEIIGLRPSETPDNSQHNLVFVGVMTAKDFLQSRAKAVYDTWGKNIPGRIAFFSSEESIADYLPLVALKGVDDRYPPQKKSFMMLHYMYEHYIDKFEWFARADDDVFIRTDKLEQFLRSIDSSKPQFIGQAGRGNSEEFGLLSLEFDENFCMGGPGVIMSRETLRRVAPHIPTCLKNLYSTHEDVEVGRCVQKFAGIPCTWNYEMQSILHHNSSGSRAFSGNLKNKEVHSAITLHPVKKPAFMYRLHTYTLGLKAQELRQQTLFLHRDIAQMTALLQIPKINKNLAPGVPIFPSDESSADYLGDHNILDLNRHRPSHLDEVIEWDFIAKSLYSGMHPNPKRKIESSLKEGLNDVVREIMEHINNFSRQRGRVIEFRELLYGYMRVNSLYGQDLILDLLLVYKKYRGKKMTVPVRRHLYIQRSFTDIRIREITGGVAPAYAVTLDHRLPGEVTRPWNNSTGLDRMRSILNSGWEKLSDTFAISSPLMFEMQPPKDRIVFIIPLAGRSETFMRFLRNFEEVALKQDHRTDLLVSMYVDQSESSLIADLLDHLRVQYPLNRINYLQLYGNFSRGVALDRAIKSPFCKQDDILFFIDVDMIYTLQTLERIRVNVIRNRQIYLPIVFSEYDPQPEVLGRSLLTEGIKLITTEHLHRKSGSRNFSVPYPVTNTDGYFRQFGYGLAGIYKSDILRPDLGGFNTDINGWGLEDVKFLENIIAANLKGSQRLLDVADGKMDPFQDLHQGQQLQQELAVFRASDPSLVHIFHPIICDRNLEEAQYKMCLGTKANTLGSYRTLEQRFLHDRELLNYGRRGRGSR from the exons CCGCTCTCGAAATAATCGGCCTGCGTCCATCGGAAACGCCGGACAACTCGCAACACAACCTAGTCTTTGTGGGCGTTATGACAGCAAAAGATTTCCTGCAAAGCCGTGCCAAGGCCGTGTATGACACCTGGGGCAAAAACATTCCGGGGAGGATTGCTTTCTTCAGCTCGGAAGAATCGATCGCGGACT ATCTTCCCCTGGTGGCACTGAAGGGCGTGGACGATCGCTATCCACCACAGAAGAAGAGCTTCATGATGCTTCACTATATGTACGAGCACTACATCGACAAATTCGAGTGGTTTGCTCGGGCAGATGACGACGTGTTCATCCGAACGGACAAGCTGGAACAGTTCCTACGATCCATCGATAGTTCTAAGCCGCAGTTTATCGGCCAAGCTGGCCGGGGAAATAGTGAAGAATTCGGGTTACTATCGCTCGAGTTCGATGAAAACTTTTGCATGGGTGGTCCCGGAGTTATTATGAGCCGCGAGACGCTACGGAGGG TGGCGCCTCACATTCCTACATGCCTCAAGAACCTCTACAGTACTCATGAAGATGTGGAAGTAGGACGTTGTGTTCAAAAGTTTGCAGGTATTCCGTGTACCTGGAACTATGAA ATGCAATCCATTCTGCACCACAACTCTAGCGGGAGTCGTGCCTTCTCGGGTAACCTCAAGAATAAGGAGGTCCACAGTGCCATCACGCTGCATCCGGTCAAGAAGCCTGCCTTCATGTACCGCTTACACACATATACTTTAGGACTAAAGGCACAGGAGCTTCGCCAGCAAACCCTCTTCCTGCATCGGGACATTGCTCAAATGACAGCACTGCTGCAGATCCCAAAGATCAACAAAAATCTCGCACCTGGCGTTCCGATTTTCCCGTCGGATGAATCCAGTGCGGACTATCTCGGAGATCACAACATCTTAG ATCTGAACCGACATCGACCGTCACATTTGGACGAGGTCATCGAGTGGGATTTCATCGCCAAAAGTCTCTACTCGGGGATGCATCCGAATCCGAAGCGAAAGATTGAGTCCTCACTCAAGGAAGGCTTGAACGATGTTGTCCGAGAG ATCATGGAACATATCAACAACTTTTCGCGGCAACGAGGTCGAGTGATTGAGTTTCGTGAACTACTGTACGGCTATATGCGGGTCAACAGTCTGTACGGGCAGGACCTGATCTTGGATTTGTTGTTGGTGTACAAAAAATACCGAGGGAAGAAAATGACAGTACCGGTGCGGAGACATCTCTACATTCAGCGATCCTTCACGGACATACGGATCCGGGAGATTACCGGGGGAGTCGCTCCGGCGTATGCAGTTACGTTGGATCACCGGTTACCGGGTGAAGTGACCCGGCCGTGGAATAATTCAACAGGTTTAG atcGAATGCGATCGATCCTGAACAGCGGTTGGGAGAAACTATCGGATACCTTTGCCATCAGCAGCCCGCTCATGTTTGAGATGCAACCGCCGAAGGACCGAATCGTATTCATCATTCCGCTCGCTGGTCGATCGGAAACGTTTATGCGTTTCTTGCGCAACTTCGAAGAGGTGGCCCTAAAGCAGGACCATCGAACGGATCTGCTCGTCTCGATGTACGTCGATCAATCGGAATCGTCGCTGATAGCAGATCTACTGGATCACCTGCGCGTGCAGTATCCCCTCAATAGAATAAACTACCTCCAGCTGTACGGAAACTTTTCCCGCGGGGTAGCCCTAGATCGTGCCATCAAAAGTCCGTTCTGCAAGCAGGAtgacattttatttttcatcgaTGTCGACATGATTTATACCCTACAAACGCTTGAGCGGATACGGGTCAACGTGATACGAAATAGGCAGATATATTTACCCATAGTCTTCAGCGAGTACGATCCGCAACCGGAAGTGCTCGGTAGAAGTCTACTAACTGAAGGAATTAAACTAATCACGACGGAGCATCTACATCGAAAAAGCGGTAGTCGAAACTTCTCCGTACCGTATCCAGTCACCAACACGGATGGTTACTTCCGGCAATTCGGCTACGGTTTGGCCGGAATCTACAAATCTGACATCCTTCGGCCCGATCTCGGTGGTTTCAACACCGACATCAACGGGTGGGGTCTAGAAGATGTCAAGTTTCTCGAAAACATAATAGCTGCCAATTTGAAAGGCAGCCAGCGGCTGCTGGATGTGGCCGATGGTAAAATGGATCCGTTCCAGGATCTGCATCAAGGCCAGCAACTCCAGCAGGAGCTGGCAGTGTTCCGTGCATCGGATCCGTCGCTGGTGCACATCTTTCATCCCATTATTTGTGATAGAAACCTGGAGGAGGCCCAGTACAAAATGTGCCTCGGAACGAAAGCCAATACTCTGGGCAGCTACCGGACGCTGGAGCAACGTTTTCTCCACGATCGGGAACTGCTGAACTACGGACGAAGGGGACGGGGTAGTCGATAG
- the LOC131678720 gene encoding chondroitin sulfate synthase 1 isoform X1: MSQRKKILYGLFGIIIGLCVGALFRNYRTLEIVSMCNSMNSMKQKSALEIIGLRPSETPDNSQHNLVFVGVMTAKDFLQSRAKAVYDTWGKNIPGRIAFFSSEESIADYLPLVALKGVDDRYPPQKKSFMMLHYMYEHYIDKFEWFARADDDVFIRTDKLEQFLRSIDSSKPQFIGQAGRGNSEEFGLLSLEFDENFCMGGPGVIMSRETLRRVAPHIPTCLKNLYSTHEDVEVGRCVQKFAGIPCTWNYEMQSILHHNSSGSRAFSGNLKNKEVHSAITLHPVKKPAFMYRLHTYTLGLKAQELRQQTLFLHRDIAQMTALLQIPKINKNLAPGVPIFPSDESSADYLGDHNILGLTPDLNRHRPSHLDEVIEWDFIAKSLYSGMHPNPKRKIESSLKEGLNDVVREIMEHINNFSRQRGRVIEFRELLYGYMRVNSLYGQDLILDLLLVYKKYRGKKMTVPVRRHLYIQRSFTDIRIREITGGVAPAYAVTLDHRLPGEVTRPWNNSTGLDRMRSILNSGWEKLSDTFAISSPLMFEMQPPKDRIVFIIPLAGRSETFMRFLRNFEEVALKQDHRTDLLVSMYVDQSESSLIADLLDHLRVQYPLNRINYLQLYGNFSRGVALDRAIKSPFCKQDDILFFIDVDMIYTLQTLERIRVNVIRNRQIYLPIVFSEYDPQPEVLGRSLLTEGIKLITTEHLHRKSGSRNFSVPYPVTNTDGYFRQFGYGLAGIYKSDILRPDLGGFNTDINGWGLEDVKFLENIIAANLKGSQRLLDVADGKMDPFQDLHQGQQLQQELAVFRASDPSLVHIFHPIICDRNLEEAQYKMCLGTKANTLGSYRTLEQRFLHDRELLNYGRRGRGSR; the protein is encoded by the exons CCGCTCTCGAAATAATCGGCCTGCGTCCATCGGAAACGCCGGACAACTCGCAACACAACCTAGTCTTTGTGGGCGTTATGACAGCAAAAGATTTCCTGCAAAGCCGTGCCAAGGCCGTGTATGACACCTGGGGCAAAAACATTCCGGGGAGGATTGCTTTCTTCAGCTCGGAAGAATCGATCGCGGACT ATCTTCCCCTGGTGGCACTGAAGGGCGTGGACGATCGCTATCCACCACAGAAGAAGAGCTTCATGATGCTTCACTATATGTACGAGCACTACATCGACAAATTCGAGTGGTTTGCTCGGGCAGATGACGACGTGTTCATCCGAACGGACAAGCTGGAACAGTTCCTACGATCCATCGATAGTTCTAAGCCGCAGTTTATCGGCCAAGCTGGCCGGGGAAATAGTGAAGAATTCGGGTTACTATCGCTCGAGTTCGATGAAAACTTTTGCATGGGTGGTCCCGGAGTTATTATGAGCCGCGAGACGCTACGGAGGG TGGCGCCTCACATTCCTACATGCCTCAAGAACCTCTACAGTACTCATGAAGATGTGGAAGTAGGACGTTGTGTTCAAAAGTTTGCAGGTATTCCGTGTACCTGGAACTATGAA ATGCAATCCATTCTGCACCACAACTCTAGCGGGAGTCGTGCCTTCTCGGGTAACCTCAAGAATAAGGAGGTCCACAGTGCCATCACGCTGCATCCGGTCAAGAAGCCTGCCTTCATGTACCGCTTACACACATATACTTTAGGACTAAAGGCACAGGAGCTTCGCCAGCAAACCCTCTTCCTGCATCGGGACATTGCTCAAATGACAGCACTGCTGCAGATCCCAAAGATCAACAAAAATCTCGCACCTGGCGTTCCGATTTTCCCGTCGGATGAATCCAGTGCGGACTATCTCGGAGATCACAACATCTTAG GATTGACGCCAGATCTGAACCGACATCGACCGTCACATTTGGACGAGGTCATCGAGTGGGATTTCATCGCCAAAAGTCTCTACTCGGGGATGCATCCGAATCCGAAGCGAAAGATTGAGTCCTCACTCAAGGAAGGCTTGAACGATGTTGTCCGAGAG ATCATGGAACATATCAACAACTTTTCGCGGCAACGAGGTCGAGTGATTGAGTTTCGTGAACTACTGTACGGCTATATGCGGGTCAACAGTCTGTACGGGCAGGACCTGATCTTGGATTTGTTGTTGGTGTACAAAAAATACCGAGGGAAGAAAATGACAGTACCGGTGCGGAGACATCTCTACATTCAGCGATCCTTCACGGACATACGGATCCGGGAGATTACCGGGGGAGTCGCTCCGGCGTATGCAGTTACGTTGGATCACCGGTTACCGGGTGAAGTGACCCGGCCGTGGAATAATTCAACAGGTTTAG atcGAATGCGATCGATCCTGAACAGCGGTTGGGAGAAACTATCGGATACCTTTGCCATCAGCAGCCCGCTCATGTTTGAGATGCAACCGCCGAAGGACCGAATCGTATTCATCATTCCGCTCGCTGGTCGATCGGAAACGTTTATGCGTTTCTTGCGCAACTTCGAAGAGGTGGCCCTAAAGCAGGACCATCGAACGGATCTGCTCGTCTCGATGTACGTCGATCAATCGGAATCGTCGCTGATAGCAGATCTACTGGATCACCTGCGCGTGCAGTATCCCCTCAATAGAATAAACTACCTCCAGCTGTACGGAAACTTTTCCCGCGGGGTAGCCCTAGATCGTGCCATCAAAAGTCCGTTCTGCAAGCAGGAtgacattttatttttcatcgaTGTCGACATGATTTATACCCTACAAACGCTTGAGCGGATACGGGTCAACGTGATACGAAATAGGCAGATATATTTACCCATAGTCTTCAGCGAGTACGATCCGCAACCGGAAGTGCTCGGTAGAAGTCTACTAACTGAAGGAATTAAACTAATCACGACGGAGCATCTACATCGAAAAAGCGGTAGTCGAAACTTCTCCGTACCGTATCCAGTCACCAACACGGATGGTTACTTCCGGCAATTCGGCTACGGTTTGGCCGGAATCTACAAATCTGACATCCTTCGGCCCGATCTCGGTGGTTTCAACACCGACATCAACGGGTGGGGTCTAGAAGATGTCAAGTTTCTCGAAAACATAATAGCTGCCAATTTGAAAGGCAGCCAGCGGCTGCTGGATGTGGCCGATGGTAAAATGGATCCGTTCCAGGATCTGCATCAAGGCCAGCAACTCCAGCAGGAGCTGGCAGTGTTCCGTGCATCGGATCCGTCGCTGGTGCACATCTTTCATCCCATTATTTGTGATAGAAACCTGGAGGAGGCCCAGTACAAAATGTGCCTCGGAACGAAAGCCAATACTCTGGGCAGCTACCGGACGCTGGAGCAACGTTTTCTCCACGATCGGGAACTGCTGAACTACGGACGAAGGGGACGGGGTAGTCGATAG